A DNA window from Mycolicibacter terrae contains the following coding sequences:
- the recA gene encoding recombinase RecA, with the protein MMAQAPDREKALELAMAQIDKNFGKGSVMRLGDEVRQPISVIPTGSIALDVALGIGGLPRGRVVEIYGPESSGKTTVALHAVANAQAAGGIAAFIDAEHALDPEYAKRLGVDTDSLLVSQPDTGEQALEIADTLIRSGALDILVIDSVAALVPRAEIEGEMGDSHVGLQARLMSQALRKMTGALNNSGTTAIFINQLREKIGVMFGSPETTTGGKALKFYSSVRLDVRRIETLKDGTDAVGNRTRVKVVKNKVSPPFKQAEFDILYGRGISREGSLIDMGVDQGFIRKSGSWFTYDGEQLGQGKENARNYLLENVDVANEIEKKIKEKLGIGAVLTDGLADDVLPAPVDF; encoded by the coding sequence ATCATGGCGCAAGCCCCCGATCGCGAGAAGGCACTCGAACTGGCGATGGCCCAGATCGACAAGAATTTCGGCAAAGGCTCGGTGATGCGCCTCGGGGACGAGGTGCGTCAGCCGATCTCGGTCATCCCGACCGGGTCGATCGCCCTGGACGTGGCGCTGGGTATCGGCGGCCTGCCCCGGGGCCGGGTCGTCGAGATCTACGGTCCGGAGTCCTCCGGTAAGACCACCGTGGCGCTGCACGCGGTGGCCAACGCCCAGGCCGCCGGCGGTATCGCGGCGTTCATCGACGCCGAGCACGCGCTGGACCCGGAGTACGCCAAGAGGCTCGGCGTGGACACCGATTCGCTGCTGGTGTCCCAGCCCGACACCGGTGAGCAGGCGCTGGAGATCGCCGACACCCTGATCCGCTCCGGTGCGCTGGACATTCTGGTCATCGACTCGGTGGCCGCGCTGGTGCCGCGCGCCGAGATCGAGGGCGAGATGGGGGACAGTCACGTCGGCCTGCAGGCCCGGCTGATGAGCCAGGCGCTGCGGAAGATGACCGGCGCGCTGAACAATTCGGGAACCACCGCGATCTTCATCAACCAGCTGCGGGAGAAGATCGGGGTGATGTTCGGCAGTCCTGAAACAACCACGGGCGGAAAGGCTTTGAAGTTCTACTCCTCGGTGCGCCTGGACGTACGGCGGATCGAGACGCTCAAGGACGGCACCGACGCGGTCGGCAACCGCACCCGGGTCAAGGTGGTCAAGAACAAGGTCAGCCCGCCGTTCAAACAGGCCGAGTTCGACATCCTCTACGGGCGGGGCATCAGCCGCGAAGGCTCACTGATCGACATGGGCGTGGATCAGGGCTTCATCCGCAAGTCCGGCTCCTGGTTCACCTACGACGGTGAGCAGCTCGGGCAGGGCAAGGAGAACGCCCGTAACTACCTGCTGGAGAACGTCGACGTGGCCAACGAGATCGAGAAGAAGATCAAAGAGAAGCTCGGCATCGGCGCCGTGCTGACCGATGGTTTGGCTGATGACGTCCTGCCCGCTCCCGTCGACTTCTGA
- the recX gene encoding recombination regulator RecX, translating into MMTSCPLPSTSEPSEPAEPKREEQAKSLCLRLLTARARTRAELAVKLAERGYPEDVSTRVLDRLATAGLIDDADFAEQWVRSRREHAGKGRKVLAAELRTKGVAEDVIAGVLAGIDAGAERDRAEQLVQGRLRRETLGDDDLRVTRRLVAMLARRGYSPSMAYDVVRDELAAERERRRV; encoded by the coding sequence CTGATGACGTCCTGCCCGCTCCCGTCGACTTCTGAGCCGTCTGAGCCTGCTGAACCCAAGCGCGAGGAGCAGGCGAAGTCACTGTGCCTTCGCCTGCTCACCGCGCGGGCCCGTACCCGCGCCGAACTCGCCGTGAAGCTGGCCGAACGGGGCTACCCCGAGGACGTCAGCACACGGGTGCTCGACCGGCTGGCCACCGCCGGCCTGATCGACGACGCTGACTTCGCCGAGCAGTGGGTGCGGTCTCGGCGCGAACACGCGGGCAAGGGCCGCAAGGTGCTGGCCGCCGAACTGCGCACCAAGGGCGTCGCCGAGGACGTGATCGCCGGGGTGCTGGCCGGTATCGATGCCGGCGCCGAGCGGGACCGGGCCGAACAGCTGGTGCAGGGCAGACTGCGACGCGAAACCCTCGGCGACGACGACTTGCGGGTCACCCGCCGGCTGGTGGCGATGCTGGCGCGGCGGGGCTACAGCCCGTCGATGGCCTACGACGTGGTGCGTGACGAGCTGGCCGCCGAACGGGAGCGCCGACGGGTGTGA
- a CDS encoding Rv1893 family protein, whose amino-acid sequence MAITPRDAFNAARDIATHAVEKASDIVEDAGDIIRGDVSGGVSAIVQDSVEIATHAVERTKEVFTGKDEVDEIGEA is encoded by the coding sequence ATGGCTATCACTCCCAGGGACGCGTTCAACGCCGCCCGCGACATCGCCACGCACGCCGTCGAGAAGGCGTCCGACATCGTCGAGGACGCCGGCGACATCATCCGCGGAGACGTCTCCGGCGGCGTGAGCGCGATCGTCCAGGATTCGGTGGAGATCGCCACCCACGCCGTCGAGCGGACCAAGGAGGTCTTCACCGGCAAAGACGAGGTCGACGAGATCGGCGAGGCCTGA
- a CDS encoding amino acid ABC transporter permease produces MRPTARATVLFDAPGPRARARHRAMSVATVLAAAALGWVVLSRLSAKGQLAAEKWTPFLTADLWRTYVLPGVAGTLTAAAWSIGLALVLGVGLGVGRLSGLRAIRWSCAVVVELFRAIPVLIMMIFAYFVYGALDAFPPQQTALAGVVTGLTLYNGAVIAEIVRAGVHALPAGQSQAAAALGLSWGRSMQLVLLPQAVTTMLPVLVSQLVVALKDTAIGYQITFVEMVRQGTVAGSQYSNYLPALLVIAALMITGNLGLSAGAIGLERRLRRTRHNPLEAATIEPEGTPGAEVI; encoded by the coding sequence ATGAGGCCTACGGCCCGCGCGACGGTGCTGTTCGACGCACCCGGGCCGCGAGCCCGCGCCCGCCACCGCGCCATGTCGGTGGCGACGGTGCTGGCCGCGGCGGCGCTGGGCTGGGTGGTGCTTTCGCGGCTGTCCGCCAAGGGCCAGTTGGCCGCCGAGAAGTGGACGCCCTTTCTCACCGCCGACCTGTGGCGGACCTATGTGCTGCCCGGCGTGGCCGGCACGCTGACCGCGGCGGCCTGGTCGATCGGGCTGGCGCTGGTCCTGGGTGTCGGGCTGGGTGTCGGGCGCTTGTCGGGGCTCAGGGCGATCCGCTGGAGCTGCGCGGTGGTGGTGGAGTTGTTCCGGGCGATCCCGGTGCTGATCATGATGATCTTCGCCTACTTCGTCTACGGCGCCCTCGACGCGTTCCCGCCGCAGCAGACCGCCCTGGCCGGGGTGGTCACCGGCCTGACGCTCTACAACGGCGCCGTCATCGCCGAGATCGTGCGGGCCGGAGTCCACGCCCTGCCCGCAGGGCAGTCCCAGGCGGCCGCCGCACTGGGGTTGAGCTGGGGCCGCTCGATGCAGCTGGTGTTGTTGCCCCAGGCCGTCACCACCATGCTTCCGGTTCTGGTGTCGCAACTGGTGGTGGCGCTCAAGGACACCGCGATCGGCTATCAGATCACGTTCGTGGAAATGGTGCGCCAGGGCACGGTGGCCGGCTCGCAGTACAGCAATTACCTGCCCGCGCTGCTGGTGATCGCGGCGCTGATGATCACCGGAAACCTGGGGCTCTCCGCCGGCGCCATCGGCCTGGAGCGCCGGCTGCGCCGTACGCGGCACAACCCGTTGGAGGCAGCCACGATCGAGCCGGAGGGCACCCCGGGAGCCGAGGTGATTTAG
- a CDS encoding amino acid ABC transporter permease, translating to MMFAEYRGQILQAFTVTVELAVLSGIGALILGTGLAAMRLAPVPALRWLGAGYVHLVRNTPLTLLLLLCSFGLAQTLGVTLTDPHSPTSIDDSNFRLAVLGLSVYTASFVCEALRSGVNTVGIGQAEAARSLGLGFGQNLRIILLPQAFRAVIIPLGSVLIALTKNTTLASAIGVAEAALLMKSMIENTAALVAVGAVFAAGFVVLTLPLGLLFGYLGRRWTVHR from the coding sequence ATGATGTTCGCCGAGTATCGAGGCCAGATCCTGCAGGCGTTCACCGTCACGGTCGAGTTGGCGGTGCTGTCCGGGATCGGCGCACTGATCCTGGGCACCGGCCTGGCCGCGATGCGACTGGCTCCGGTTCCGGCGCTGCGGTGGCTCGGCGCCGGCTACGTGCACCTGGTGCGCAATACCCCGCTGACCCTGCTGTTGCTGTTGTGCTCGTTCGGCCTGGCCCAGACGCTGGGGGTGACACTGACCGACCCGCATTCGCCGACGTCGATCGACGACAGCAACTTCCGGCTCGCGGTGCTCGGATTGAGCGTGTACACGGCGTCGTTCGTGTGCGAGGCGCTGCGGTCCGGCGTCAACACGGTCGGCATCGGCCAAGCCGAGGCTGCGCGGTCACTCGGGCTGGGCTTCGGCCAGAACCTGCGGATCATATTGCTGCCCCAGGCTTTTCGTGCAGTGATCATCCCGCTGGGCTCGGTGCTGATCGCGTTGACGAAGAACACCACGCTGGCGTCGGCGATCGGGGTCGCCGAAGCGGCGTTGTTGATGAAGTCGATGATCGAGAACACCGCGGCGCTGGTAGCGGTGGGTGCCGTCTTCGCGGCCGGTTTCGTCGTGCTCACCCTGCCGCTGGGCCTGCTGTTCGGCTACCTGGGCAGGCGCTGGACGGTGCACAGATGA
- a CDS encoding glutamate ABC transporter substrate-binding protein, protein MLFSRRSRVLTRLCAVLAVGSALTALSAACTAHDTGKITVGVKFDQPGLSVKRPDGTLGGFDVDVARYVAGRLGYPPERIAWTEAPSGQREMLLRNGQVDYVVATYSITDSRRQKVGFAGPYLLAGQSLLVRADNTDITGTASLQRHKKLCSVSGSTPAQRIKDRYPGVQLQRYDTYSACVEALRNNAIDAVTTDDVILAGYAAQSPGAFKLVGERFSEEKYGIGVQKGNEGLRRRINDALEQMERDGSWRAAFIDNFGAAGFAVPDPPPIER, encoded by the coding sequence ATGCTGTTCTCGCGGCGGTCGCGCGTGCTGACCCGGCTCTGCGCCGTGTTGGCGGTGGGGTCCGCCCTGACCGCGCTCTCCGCGGCGTGCACCGCCCACGACACGGGCAAGATCACCGTCGGAGTGAAGTTCGATCAGCCCGGGTTGAGCGTGAAAAGACCCGACGGCACGCTCGGCGGCTTCGACGTCGACGTGGCGCGTTATGTCGCCGGACGGTTGGGTTACCCGCCCGAGCGCATCGCCTGGACCGAAGCTCCGTCGGGCCAACGCGAGATGCTGCTGCGCAACGGGCAGGTCGACTACGTGGTCGCCACCTATTCGATCACCGACTCCCGGCGGCAGAAGGTCGGCTTCGCCGGCCCCTATCTGCTGGCCGGACAGTCGCTGCTGGTGCGCGCCGACAACACCGACATCACCGGCACGGCGTCGCTGCAACGTCACAAGAAGCTGTGTTCGGTGTCGGGATCCACTCCCGCCCAACGGATCAAAGACCGTTATCCGGGCGTTCAGCTGCAGCGCTACGACACCTACTCGGCGTGCGTGGAGGCCTTGCGTAACAACGCGATCGACGCGGTGACCACCGACGACGTGATCCTGGCCGGGTATGCCGCCCAGAGTCCCGGGGCGTTCAAGCTGGTCGGCGAACGCTTCTCGGAAGAGAAGTACGGGATCGGGGTGCAGAAGGGCAACGAGGGGCTGCGGCGGCGGATCAACGACGCCCTCGAGCAGATGGAACGCGACGGATCGTGGCGGGCGGCGTTCATCGACAACTTCGGCGCCGCCGGGTTCGCGGTGCCCGACCCACCGCCGATCGAGCGATGA
- a CDS encoding amino acid ABC transporter ATP-binding protein: MTSGGSDPVPMIAIRDVNKHFGGLHVLKDINLDVARGEVVAILGPSGSGKSTLCRTINRLETVDSGTITVDGRPLPAEGAPLARLRAQVGMVFQAFNLFPHKTILDNVTLAPMKVHKTPRAEAQRRAMALLERVGVADQAGKHPAQLSGGQQQRVAIARALAMDPKVMLFDEPTSALDPEMISEVLAVMSSLADDGMTMVVVTHEMGFARRAADRVVFMADGAVVEAAPPAEFFGDPKSARAKDFLARILDH; encoded by the coding sequence ATGACCAGCGGCGGGTCGGATCCCGTGCCGATGATCGCCATCCGGGACGTCAACAAGCACTTCGGCGGCCTGCATGTGCTCAAAGACATCAATCTCGACGTCGCCCGAGGCGAGGTGGTGGCGATCCTCGGCCCATCCGGCTCGGGCAAGTCGACCCTGTGCCGCACCATCAACCGACTCGAAACCGTCGACTCGGGCACCATCACCGTCGACGGCCGGCCGCTGCCGGCCGAGGGCGCGCCGCTGGCCCGGTTGCGGGCGCAGGTCGGGATGGTGTTCCAGGCGTTCAACCTGTTTCCGCACAAGACCATCCTCGACAACGTCACACTGGCTCCGATGAAGGTGCACAAGACCCCGCGGGCCGAGGCCCAGCGGCGGGCGATGGCACTGCTGGAACGGGTCGGGGTCGCCGATCAGGCCGGCAAACACCCCGCACAGTTGTCCGGCGGGCAGCAGCAGCGGGTGGCGATCGCCCGCGCGCTGGCGATGGACCCCAAGGTGATGCTGTTCGACGAGCCGACCAGTGCGCTGGACCCGGAGATGATCAGCGAGGTGCTGGCGGTGATGAGCTCGCTGGCCGACGACGGGATGACCATGGTGGTGGTGACCCACGAGATGGGTTTCGCCCGTCGCGCCGCCGATCGGGTGGTGTTCATGGCCGACGGCGCCGTTGTCGAGGCCGCCCCGCCGGCGGAGTTCTTCGGCGACCCGAAGTCCGCCCGGGCCAAAGATTTTCTCGCCCGGATCCTCGACCACTGA
- the miaB gene encoding tRNA (N6-isopentenyl adenosine(37)-C2)-methylthiotransferase MiaB produces MNVHDSERIAGMLEQAGYRRAAAGADPDLVVFNTCAVRENADNKLYGNLSHLAPHKRSNPDMQIAVGGCLAQKDKDGVLNRAPWVDVVFGTHNLGSLPVLLERARHNRQAQVEIVESLREFPSSLPAARESAYAAWVSISVGCNNSCTFCIVPSLRGREVDRSPGDILAEVAALADQGVLEVTLLGQNVNAYGVSFADPALPRDRGAFASLLRACGDIKGLERVRFTSPHPAEFTDDVIDAMAQTPNVCPTLHMPLQSGSDTVLRAMRRSYRAERYLGILDRVRTAIPDAAITTDLIVGFPGETERDFADTLEVVRSARFSAAFTFQYSKRPGTPAAELPDQLPKEVVQQRYDRLVELQEEISLQENRAQIGRTVELLVAVGEGRKDAQTARMSGRARDGRLVHFAPGEAQVRPGDVVTTTVTGAAPHHLLADGPLHSHRRTRAGDIAAGPPPGVGLGMPKMPGAAR; encoded by the coding sequence ATGAATGTTCACGACTCCGAACGCATCGCCGGCATGTTGGAACAGGCCGGCTACCGCCGCGCCGCCGCGGGCGCCGACCCCGACCTGGTGGTGTTCAACACCTGCGCGGTGCGCGAGAACGCCGACAACAAGCTGTACGGCAACCTGAGCCACCTGGCGCCGCACAAGCGCAGCAACCCCGATATGCAGATCGCCGTCGGGGGCTGCCTTGCCCAGAAGGACAAGGACGGCGTGCTGAACCGGGCGCCGTGGGTGGATGTCGTGTTCGGCACACACAACCTGGGCTCGCTGCCGGTGCTGCTGGAACGGGCCCGGCACAACCGGCAAGCCCAGGTCGAGATCGTCGAGTCGCTGCGGGAGTTCCCCTCGTCGCTGCCGGCCGCACGGGAATCGGCTTATGCGGCCTGGGTTTCCATCTCGGTCGGCTGCAACAACAGCTGCACCTTCTGCATCGTGCCGTCGCTGCGGGGCCGCGAGGTGGACCGCAGTCCCGGGGACATCCTCGCCGAAGTCGCCGCGCTGGCCGATCAGGGTGTTCTCGAGGTGACGCTGCTGGGGCAGAACGTCAACGCCTACGGTGTCTCCTTCGCCGACCCGGCACTTCCGCGCGACCGCGGCGCATTCGCGTCGCTGCTGCGGGCCTGTGGGGACATCAAGGGGTTGGAGCGGGTCCGATTCACCTCCCCGCACCCGGCCGAGTTCACCGACGACGTCATCGACGCGATGGCCCAGACCCCGAACGTGTGTCCCACGCTGCACATGCCGCTGCAGTCCGGCTCGGACACCGTCCTGCGGGCGATGCGCCGCTCCTATCGGGCCGAGCGCTACCTGGGCATCCTCGACCGGGTCCGGACGGCCATCCCGGACGCGGCGATCACCACCGACCTGATCGTCGGGTTTCCCGGCGAGACCGAACGCGATTTCGCCGATACCCTCGAGGTGGTGCGGTCCGCGCGATTCTCGGCCGCGTTCACCTTTCAATACTCCAAGCGTCCCGGCACGCCGGCCGCCGAGTTGCCCGACCAGCTGCCCAAAGAGGTTGTCCAGCAACGTTACGACCGTTTGGTGGAACTTCAGGAGGAGATCTCCCTGCAGGAGAACCGGGCGCAGATCGGCCGCACCGTCGAGTTGCTCGTCGCGGTCGGGGAGGGGCGCAAGGACGCACAGACGGCGCGGATGAGCGGCCGCGCTCGCGACGGCCGGTTGGTGCACTTCGCCCCGGGGGAGGCGCAGGTACGTCCCGGCGACGTGGTGACCACGACGGTGACCGGCGCGGCGCCGCACCACCTGCTGGCCGACGGGCCGCTACACAGCCACCGCCGCACCAGGGCCGGCGACATCGCGGCCGGCCCCCCACCCGGTGTCGGGCTGGGCATGCCGAAGATGCCGGGGGCCGCGCGGTGA
- a CDS encoding Rv2732c family membrane protein translates to MSGRPDDAGQHGDFEAYRADIEAAERRVASEIDPGGRGLVVAICVFVLLASFLAPHTGAVRGWDVLFAANGADEALVSLPSRLFMWLALLFGVGFSMLALLLRRWAVAWVALAGSAVGSVAGLLAVWSRQTVAAGHPGPGFGLILAWITLIVLTFHWARLVWSRTAVQLAAEEQRRRNTAQRQVLGLLDELKPPEDPPPGE, encoded by the coding sequence GTGAGCGGCCGGCCCGACGACGCCGGGCAGCACGGCGACTTCGAGGCCTACCGGGCTGATATCGAAGCCGCGGAGCGCCGCGTGGCCAGCGAAATCGACCCCGGAGGCAGGGGTTTGGTCGTCGCGATCTGCGTGTTCGTGCTGCTGGCGTCGTTCCTGGCGCCGCACACCGGAGCGGTGCGGGGCTGGGATGTGCTGTTCGCCGCCAACGGAGCCGACGAAGCCCTGGTGAGCCTGCCGTCGCGACTGTTCATGTGGCTGGCGCTGCTGTTCGGTGTCGGGTTCTCGATGCTGGCCCTGCTGCTCCGGCGCTGGGCGGTGGCCTGGGTGGCCCTGGCCGGTTCGGCGGTGGGCAGTGTGGCCGGGCTGCTGGCCGTGTGGTCGCGCCAGACCGTCGCGGCCGGCCATCCGGGGCCCGGGTTCGGCCTGATCCTGGCCTGGATCACCCTGATCGTGCTGACGTTTCACTGGGCCCGGCTGGTGTGGTCGCGCACGGCGGTGCAGCTGGCCGCCGAGGAGCAGCGCCGCCGCAACACCGCGCAGCGTCAGGTGCTGGGCCTGCTGGACGAGCTCAAGCCTCCCGAGGACCCGCCTCCGGGCGAGTAG
- a CDS encoding phosphodiesterase yields the protein MDPAAQLFRWGAAALHRRFFHPAGVLASGFLERVAPADEGLPVGSAEVVARISKGAGTPGALPDAIGLALRVPAPRHEDGSWDILLVSAGSGALGRAVGLRPVASWAGLTMTTLMPLDYQGGLWWLRARLTTPIPGYGLTLGSIRNRIDRDEVCFELDQAHGTAGFRPLAHLVLTGLDHGLDVAFDPVVNTPPGVQLRPRWLAGLRARAYRGSRDGWGAPAATRPEAGPREA from the coding sequence ATGGACCCGGCCGCACAGCTGTTCCGCTGGGGGGCGGCGGCGCTGCATCGCCGGTTCTTCCATCCCGCCGGTGTGCTGGCATCCGGCTTTCTGGAGCGGGTCGCACCAGCCGACGAGGGCCTGCCGGTGGGGTCGGCGGAGGTGGTCGCCCGAATCTCCAAGGGCGCGGGCACTCCGGGGGCGCTGCCCGACGCGATCGGACTGGCCCTGCGGGTGCCGGCACCGCGCCACGAGGACGGCTCCTGGGACATTTTGCTGGTCTCGGCGGGTTCCGGGGCGCTGGGCCGAGCGGTGGGACTGCGGCCCGTCGCGTCGTGGGCCGGGCTGACAATGACCACGCTCATGCCGCTGGACTATCAGGGAGGCCTGTGGTGGTTGCGGGCGCGGCTGACCACGCCCATCCCCGGCTACGGATTGACGCTGGGCAGCATCCGCAACCGGATCGACCGGGACGAGGTCTGCTTCGAGCTCGACCAGGCCCACGGCACGGCGGGATTTCGTCCGCTGGCCCACCTGGTGCTCACGGGCCTCGACCACGGCCTTGACGTGGCGTTCGACCCGGTGGTGAACACGCCACCGGGTGTCCAGCTGCGTCCCCGGTGGCTCGCGGGGCTGCGGGCCCGGGCCTACCGGGGCAGCCGCGACGGCTGGGGCGCGCCGGCGGCTACTCGCCCGGAGGCGGGTCCTCGGGAGGCTTGA
- a CDS encoding DUF349 domain-containing protein produces the protein MTIDSGSSAPSPRPGPRPGPRPGPKPGVRPGPVIAGPPASDPHRFGRVDDDGTVWLVTSDGERQVGSWQAGDPEAAFAHFGRRFDDLSTEITLLEERLASGSGDARKIKASAAALAESLPTASVLGDVDALAARIAAVSERAAAVAAANRAQRDEQRAAATARKEALAAEAEELAANSTQWKAAGDRLRTILEEWRTITGLDRKTDDALWKRYAAARDAFNRRRGSHFADLDRGRAGAREEKERLCKRAEELAGSTDWAATSAAFRELLNTWKAAGRASKDVDEALWQRFKGAQDTFFSARNAANAERDAELVANATAKEALLAEAERIDPANQNAARTALRSIVTKWDAIGKVPRERSTELERRLRAVEKKVRDAAAAADASGVDPEAEARAAQFRTRAEQFERQALKAQAAGREKEAAEASASAEQWRQWAQAAEQALNRR, from the coding sequence ATGACCATCGACAGCGGTTCGTCCGCCCCCTCGCCCCGCCCGGGTCCGCGCCCGGGACCCCGACCCGGCCCGAAGCCGGGCGTTCGGCCCGGCCCGGTGATCGCCGGCCCTCCGGCCAGCGATCCGCACCGCTTCGGTCGGGTCGACGACGACGGCACGGTCTGGCTGGTCACCTCGGACGGTGAGCGGCAGGTCGGCTCCTGGCAGGCCGGCGACCCCGAGGCCGCGTTCGCACACTTCGGCCGCCGATTCGACGATCTGAGCACCGAAATCACCCTGCTCGAGGAGCGGCTGGCCTCCGGAAGCGGCGACGCACGCAAGATCAAGGCTTCCGCGGCGGCGTTGGCCGAGTCGTTGCCGACGGCAAGTGTCCTCGGTGACGTCGATGCGCTGGCGGCGCGCATCGCCGCGGTCAGCGAGCGTGCCGCGGCCGTCGCCGCCGCCAACCGGGCGCAGCGCGACGAGCAGCGGGCCGCGGCGACCGCCCGCAAGGAGGCGCTGGCCGCCGAGGCCGAGGAGCTGGCCGCGAACTCGACGCAGTGGAAAGCTGCCGGTGACCGGTTGCGAACCATCCTCGAGGAGTGGCGCACGATCACCGGCTTGGACCGCAAGACCGACGACGCCCTGTGGAAGCGTTACGCGGCGGCCCGGGACGCCTTCAACCGGCGGCGCGGGTCGCACTTCGCCGACCTCGACCGCGGACGGGCCGGGGCGCGCGAGGAGAAGGAACGATTGTGCAAGCGCGCCGAGGAGCTGGCCGGCTCGACCGACTGGGCGGCCACCAGTGCCGCGTTCCGGGAGCTGCTCAACACCTGGAAGGCGGCCGGGCGGGCGAGCAAAGATGTCGACGAGGCGCTGTGGCAGCGGTTCAAAGGCGCCCAGGACACGTTCTTCAGCGCACGCAACGCCGCTAACGCCGAACGCGACGCCGAGCTGGTGGCCAATGCCACGGCGAAGGAGGCGCTGCTGGCCGAGGCGGAGCGGATCGACCCGGCCAACCAGAATGCCGCTCGCACCGCGCTGCGGTCGATCGTCACCAAGTGGGACGCGATCGGCAAGGTCCCCCGGGAGCGCTCCACCGAGCTGGAGCGGCGGTTGCGGGCGGTGGAGAAGAAGGTGCGGGACGCCGCCGCAGCAGCCGACGCATCCGGGGTGGACCCGGAGGCCGAGGCGCGCGCCGCCCAGTTCCGTACTCGCGCTGAGCAATTCGAGCGTCAGGCGCTCAAGGCGCAGGCCGCCGGCCGGGAGAAGGAGGCCGCGGAGGCCAGCGCCAGCGCCGAGCAGTGGCGGCAATGGGCCCAGGCCGCCGAACAGGCGCTCAACCGGCGCTGA
- a CDS encoding DMT family transporter: MSTGNVIAALLALCAALASAIGDVIRQRSAQEITDQQVGHLQLFWLSLRDPRWWGGGGAAVANYALQAAALAVGSVILVTGLQVTALLFALPMYAWLTHRRVTNWEWMWAIVLAAALAVVVVVGDPTEGKQHAPAATWIAVSVVVVTLLLACAVAARRLRGRPAAAVLLAVVAGTSLAVFALLTKVLVELIKAEGLEEALESPVVVPWLAATLAGMIFQQSAFRAGALTASMPTMIVAKPLVASALGVLLLNEHIQAGGVEDVAVIIGVVLIVIATAALARGEAATIVADAGGSDLAEPVASPTSS, encoded by the coding sequence ATGTCGACAGGGAATGTCATCGCGGCGCTGCTGGCACTGTGCGCCGCGCTGGCGTCCGCGATCGGCGATGTTATTCGTCAGCGATCTGCGCAGGAGATTACCGACCAGCAGGTCGGCCACCTGCAGCTGTTCTGGTTGTCGCTGCGCGATCCGCGCTGGTGGGGTGGCGGGGGCGCGGCGGTGGCCAACTACGCGCTGCAGGCGGCGGCATTGGCCGTGGGTTCGGTGATCCTGGTGACCGGGCTGCAGGTGACCGCGCTGTTGTTCGCGCTGCCGATGTATGCCTGGTTGACCCACCGCAGGGTGACGAACTGGGAATGGATGTGGGCGATCGTGCTGGCCGCCGCGTTGGCCGTGGTGGTGGTCGTCGGCGACCCGACCGAGGGCAAACAGCACGCCCCGGCGGCTACCTGGATCGCGGTGTCGGTGGTGGTGGTCACGTTGTTGCTGGCCTGCGCGGTGGCTGCCCGCAGGCTCCGGGGCCGGCCCGCCGCCGCGGTGCTGCTGGCCGTGGTGGCCGGTACCTCGCTGGCGGTGTTCGCGTTGCTGACGAAAGTGCTCGTGGAGCTGATCAAGGCCGAGGGTCTGGAAGAAGCGCTGGAGTCGCCCGTGGTGGTGCCGTGGCTGGCCGCGACCCTGGCCGGGATGATCTTCCAGCAGTCGGCGTTCCGGGCCGGGGCCCTGACGGCGTCGATGCCGACGATGATCGTGGCCAAACCGCTGGTGGCCAGTGCCCTGGGGGTGCTGCTGCTCAACGAGCACATTCAGGCCGGCGGGGTCGAGGATGTCGCGGTGATCATCGGGGTGGTGCTGATCGTCATCGCGACGGCGGCGCTGGCCCGCGGTGAGGCCGCCACCATCGTCGCCGACGCCGGGGGCTCCGACCTGGCCGAGCCGGTGGCCTCGCCGACGAGCAGCTAA